A section of the Methanococcus vannielii SB genome encodes:
- a CDS encoding outer membrane protein assembly factor BamD: MEKKRIIITLISLFIVFAGCLGNKDPESYYINGVEKYNSGDYNGAIFAFDSAIQLNPEETKYWLMKGKSLYGLQRYEESADCYGYILTVIKDEYNKDVWAELAKSLDNIEGKESAAENARARAK; this comes from the coding sequence ATGGAAAAAAAGAGGATAATAATCACTTTAATTTCGCTATTTATCGTTTTTGCAGGATGTTTGGGAAATAAAGACCCTGAATCATATTATATTAACGGAGTTGAAAAATACAATTCTGGAGATTATAATGGAGCAATTTTTGCATTTGACAGCGCAATTCAATTAAATCCTGAAGAAACAAAATACTGGCTTATGAAAGGAAAATCCCTTTATGGTCTTCAACGATACGAAGAATCTGCTGACTGTTATGGCTATATACTAACCGTAATCAAGGACGAATATAATAAAGATGTCTGGGCAGAACTTGCAAAATCACTTGATAATATCGAAGGAAAAGAATCTGCCGCAGAAAATGCTAGAGCAAGGGCAAAATAA
- a CDS encoding undecaprenyl-diphosphate phosphatase, whose amino-acid sequence MENILLGIVQGLTEFLPVSSSGHLAIFTAIFNKTPDVGYFAFLHLATFLAVVIFVKKEIFEIINGVFKKDEKYITLSLKLFVSMIPAAIVGIFFEDFIKSIFSETFFIGVFLAITGVFMLLSDKMDKNLKTITKIPYLDAFIIGIFQAFSVLPGISRSGSTLFAALLLGVKKEDAVKYSFLMSLPVIFGAGVLEMQKTVITKEYVYGFIVAFLTGILGLHLLKKMVIAGKLKFFGYYCFLASLFVIFYI is encoded by the coding sequence ATGGAAAATATACTTTTAGGAATTGTTCAAGGTCTTACAGAATTTTTACCAGTTTCAAGTTCTGGACACCTTGCAATTTTTACTGCGATATTTAATAAAACGCCGGATGTTGGCTACTTTGCATTTTTGCACCTTGCAACATTTTTAGCCGTTGTTATATTTGTTAAAAAGGAAATATTTGAAATAATTAATGGGGTTTTTAAAAAAGATGAAAAATATATTACACTTTCATTAAAGCTCTTTGTATCAATGATTCCAGCTGCAATTGTAGGCATATTTTTTGAAGACTTTATAAAGTCTATTTTTTCTGAAACATTTTTTATAGGCGTCTTTCTTGCAATAACTGGTGTTTTTATGCTTTTATCGGATAAAATGGATAAAAATTTAAAAACAATAACAAAAATTCCGTATTTAGATGCATTTATAATTGGAATTTTTCAGGCTTTTTCAGTACTTCCGGGAATTTCTAGAAGTGGATCAACACTATTTGCAGCACTACTTTTGGGTGTTAAAAAGGAAGATGCCGTTAAATATTCATTTTTAATGAGTTTACCGGTAATTTTTGGGGCAGGAGTTTTAGAAATGCAAAAAACAGTAATTACAAAAGAATATGTTTACGGATTTATAGTTGCATTTTTAACGGGTATTTTAGGGCTTCATCTTCTTAAAAAAATGGTAATTGCTGGAAAGCTAAAATTTTTTGGATATTACTGCTTTTTAGCCTCGTTATTTGTTATTTTTTATATATAA
- the minD gene encoding cell division ATPase MinD, giving the protein MIITVASGKGGVGKTTSSANLAVALSKLGKKTLVIDGDVSMANLGLIFDFEKNNPSLHEVLAEECDVKDAIYKHKTGAYILPASLSISGYKKSDLDLFPEVVNEISDDYDYVIIDAPAGLNKDMAIHLAIADKILLVVTPELFSIADAMKIKESGEMAGTNILGIVLNRTGKDFGEMGPDEIEMILEEKIIGVIPEDPNIRSATLKKMDVIQYSPKSPASKAYTELALKVTGSYVDLEKIEEIYNESFFEKLKRSIFSKFKK; this is encoded by the coding sequence ATGATTATTACAGTAGCTTCTGGAAAAGGGGGCGTTGGAAAAACTACTTCTTCTGCAAATTTAGCTGTTGCATTATCTAAACTTGGTAAAAAGACTTTAGTAATTGATGGGGATGTTTCAATGGCTAATTTGGGCCTAATATTCGATTTTGAAAAAAATAACCCCTCACTTCATGAAGTTCTTGCAGAAGAATGCGATGTAAAGGATGCAATTTATAAACATAAAACTGGAGCTTACATTCTTCCAGCAAGTCTTTCAATCTCAGGCTATAAAAAATCAGACCTTGATTTATTCCCTGAAGTTGTTAACGAAATTTCTGATGATTACGATTATGTAATTATCGATGCCCCCGCAGGATTAAATAAGGATATGGCAATTCACCTTGCAATTGCTGATAAAATCCTTTTAGTAGTAACCCCTGAACTCTTTTCAATTGCAGATGCGATGAAAATAAAAGAAAGTGGGGAAATGGCAGGAACTAATATTTTAGGAATTGTATTAAATAGGACCGGAAAAGATTTTGGTGAAATGGGGCCTGACGAAATAGAGATGATTTTAGAAGAAAAAATAATAGGCGTAATTCCAGAAGACCCAAATATTCGTAGTGCAACTTTGAAAAAAATGGACGTAATTCAGTACAGTCCAAAAAGTCCTGCTTCAAAAGCATATACTGAACTTGCATTAAAAGTAACTGGTTCTTACGTGGATTTAGAAAAAATTGAAGAGATATATAATGAAAGTTTTTTTGAAAAATTAAAAAGAAGCATTTTTTCAAAATTTAAAAAATAA